GGTCGGAGGCGCGTCGGCCGGCCGGCAGCCAGGTGTCCAGCACCTCGCTGATGCCGTCGGCCGCGAGCTTGGCCTCGACCGGTTCACCGGCGGCGATCGCCATCTGGGCGTCCCAGCGGTGCACCACCGTCTCGTGTGCGATCCGGCGGTGCCAGAACCCGGCCTTCTTCGGCTGGGGCGCCCAGTTCCAGGCCGGCGTCTCCGGGTCGAGCCGGTCCAGCACGGCCATCAGCTGGTCGAACTCCCAGCGCCACCATTCGATGACCGCCGGGCCGGTCGGCACGTCGTCGGGTACGACCCGTGGGGCCGGGGTCTGTACGGCCCCCACCTCGACCACGCTCCGGACCCACTGGTAGCACGAGCCGAGGTGGTGCACCAGATCGGTCATGGTCCACTCGGGACAGGACGGCACCCGGATGTCGAGTGGGGCTTCGGCGATCGTGGCGCCGAAGGTCGGACCCTCGGCGCGCAGTGCCCCGATCCAGAAGTCCTTGGTGCCGTGCAGTCTGCTCATGACGATCCTCCCGTGCGACCGGGCCGCCACCGGCCGGGCTGGCTTCCAGCCTAGGGCGAATGCGGGGCGAGACGTTAATGGTGGCCGAGGACGCCACCGACTCCACCGATCCGGGGGTGGCTGGTCGGCTGATCGACACCGTGTGCCGAGGCGTACTCAAGGGGGCGACGGGTGCCGACATCCATGCTATAACAGGTACCATGCGCAACAAGGAACCTGCCGACCCGGCCCGACCCGCCGTCGCTGCCGGCACCGGCACCGGCACCGGCACCGGCACCGGCACCGGCACCGGCACCGTTGCCGTTGCCGCTGCCGCTGCCGCTGCCGTTCACGTCGACGTTCACCGCTAGCTCGTGGAGCCGACCCGCCCCGCCGCCCTGCCCGGTCAACTCCGCCGGGGAACGCTGGAGTACTGCGTGCTCGCCCTGCTCCGCCCCGGTGAGCGGTACGCCCTCGATCTGGTCCGTGAACTCGGCGCGGTCGACGGCATGGTGACCAGCGAGGGCACCATCTACCCCCTGCTGTCGCGGCTGCGCCGGGACGGACTGGTGGAGACCGCCTGGCACGAATCGCCGAGCGGACCACCACGCCGCTACTACCGGCTGACCGAGCCGGGGCGGGAAAGACTCGACGAGTTCGTCGGTGAGTGGATCCGGTTCCGCGACGCGGTGGATTCCCTCGTCATTCCGAAGGAGACCGCATG
The nucleotide sequence above comes from Plantactinospora soyae. Encoded proteins:
- a CDS encoding maleylpyruvate isomerase family mycothiol-dependent enzyme; the protein is MSRLHGTKDFWIGALRAEGPTFGATIAEAPLDIRVPSCPEWTMTDLVHHLGSCYQWVRSVVEVGAVQTPAPRVVPDDVPTGPAVIEWWRWEFDQLMAVLDRLDPETPAWNWAPQPKKAGFWHRRIAHETVVHRWDAQMAIAAGEPVEAKLAADGISEVLDTWLPAGRRASDQPWHGVVQLVAVDAGQEWFLRLRGEGVALLDTDTILDSDDHHARAHISGTASDLLLALWGRLGFDALDVAGEAQLLEGLRAGR
- a CDS encoding PadR family transcriptional regulator, producing the protein MEPTRPAALPGQLRRGTLEYCVLALLRPGERYALDLVRELGAVDGMVTSEGTIYPLLSRLRRDGLVETAWHESPSGPPRRYYRLTEPGRERLDEFVGEWIRFRDAVDSLVIPKETA